A section of the Cryobacterium soli genome encodes:
- a CDS encoding DUF5107 domain-containing protein, protein MLKAENDFPATPDRVIPPIDGETPVTDGESTIELPPVPAEFAGDKVAAWSEPLIIDTYLPVEPEDYPAFLENRVYQGSSGKVYPLPFHERIEQEKRPYAWDAIHLENEWVRLVILPQLGGRIHIGYDKVADYDFFYRNNVIKPALVGLAGPWISGGVEFNWPQHHRPGTFLPTDWEIEREADGAITVWCSDHDPMNRMKGMHGIRLRPESSVVEARVRLYNRTDATQTFLWWANVAAAVNDDYQSFFPTDVEFVADHAKRAVATFPAVDGHYYGVDYPAQVTADRPDGDRLDWYRNIPVPTSYMVVATQDDFFGGYDHGLEAGFVYWADHTMAPGKKQWTWGNAEFGWAWDRNLTDGDGPYVELMAGAFTDNQPDFSFIAPGETKTFSQFWYPITRIGAAHQASRDAAVRLDVTASADAGTTVVIGVAATRVVSGATIELTDAGGRVVFTATADLAPGQAYRHELSLDGAYRASELTLTVRDGGTVLVTWTPRDPAEDTVTPAPATEPADPASIASIDELFYTGQYLDQYRHATRAPEPYWEEALRRDPGDVRCNVALAARRERAGRHADAEAHLRTAIDRLLARVPNPADGEAHYRLGITLVHQGRDAEAKDYLAKATWNDAWRVPAGHALARLHARAGDLTASRDALLELLRHNPEHLQANALLALTLRGSGAVAEADRVLAEQLARDPLDQWTRHLAGLELSTDAPTLLDVALEYAETGHTDTAIELLATAVSASTDTALGQVQVAPLAHYHRARLLDAAGRPAEAAAARQDARAADARHCLPSRLADVAALEAALVADGTDARAATLLGSWYYDKKRYTDAITVWQAAAEHAPDAATAALVHRNLGIAAYNVQRDPAAALKHFQTAVGHAPQDAKLLYEYDQLLARTGAAPADRLDRLEAHRQLAGRRDDLTVVHAGLLTAVDRAGEARELMLGRVFQPWEGGEGQVLLAWQNACTALAEKALADGDPAAALEHVHAAITPPESLGEARHPLANSADLHWLLGEALLAAGDDKGARAAWTLAAHATGDFIDMSTRRFSEQTLFSIRALRRLGDHGAAVTLVDEFDDYLVELAVTPARVDYFATSLPAMLLFHDDPQSVHDTYVHTLRTKLGELTASSTASAASAAAPHRQ, encoded by the coding sequence ATGCTCAAAGCCGAGAACGACTTCCCCGCCACGCCTGACCGCGTGATTCCGCCGATTGACGGCGAAACCCCGGTCACCGATGGGGAGTCGACGATTGAGCTTCCGCCCGTTCCGGCCGAGTTCGCCGGCGACAAGGTCGCGGCCTGGTCCGAGCCCCTGATCATCGATACCTACCTCCCGGTGGAACCGGAGGACTACCCCGCCTTCCTGGAGAACCGCGTCTACCAGGGCTCCTCGGGCAAGGTCTACCCGCTGCCCTTCCACGAGCGCATCGAGCAGGAGAAGCGCCCCTACGCCTGGGACGCCATCCACCTCGAGAACGAGTGGGTGCGCCTGGTGATCTTGCCGCAGCTCGGTGGCCGCATCCACATCGGCTACGACAAGGTGGCCGACTACGACTTCTTCTACCGCAATAACGTGATCAAGCCCGCCCTGGTGGGCCTGGCCGGCCCGTGGATCTCGGGAGGCGTCGAGTTCAACTGGCCCCAGCACCACCGGCCCGGAACGTTCCTGCCCACCGACTGGGAGATCGAACGCGAGGCCGACGGCGCCATCACCGTGTGGTGCAGCGACCACGACCCGATGAACCGGATGAAGGGCATGCACGGCATCCGCCTGCGCCCCGAGAGCTCGGTGGTCGAGGCCCGCGTGCGCCTCTACAACCGCACCGATGCCACCCAGACCTTCCTCTGGTGGGCCAACGTGGCCGCCGCCGTGAACGACGACTACCAGTCGTTCTTCCCCACCGACGTGGAGTTCGTCGCCGACCACGCCAAGCGCGCCGTCGCCACCTTCCCCGCCGTCGACGGCCACTACTACGGCGTCGACTATCCCGCCCAGGTCACCGCCGACCGTCCCGACGGCGACCGGCTCGACTGGTACCGCAACATCCCGGTGCCTACCTCTTATATGGTCGTGGCCACCCAGGACGACTTCTTCGGCGGCTACGACCACGGCCTCGAGGCCGGCTTCGTGTACTGGGCCGACCACACCATGGCACCGGGCAAGAAGCAGTGGACCTGGGGCAACGCCGAATTCGGCTGGGCCTGGGACCGCAACCTCACCGACGGCGATGGCCCCTACGTGGAGCTGATGGCCGGCGCGTTCACCGACAACCAGCCCGACTTCAGCTTCATCGCCCCCGGCGAGACCAAGACCTTCAGCCAGTTCTGGTACCCGATCACCCGCATCGGCGCCGCCCACCAGGCCTCCCGCGACGCCGCCGTGCGCCTCGACGTCACCGCAAGTGCGGACGCTGGCACGACGGTGGTGATCGGGGTGGCCGCCACCCGGGTCGTCTCCGGCGCCACCATCGAGCTGACGGATGCCGGCGGTCGCGTCGTCTTCACCGCCACCGCCGATCTCGCCCCCGGCCAGGCCTACCGGCACGAGCTGAGCCTTGATGGCGCGTACCGTGCCAGCGAACTGACCCTCACCGTGCGTGACGGCGGCACCGTGCTCGTCACCTGGACCCCGCGTGATCCCGCCGAGGACACCGTGACCCCCGCCCCGGCCACCGAGCCGGCCGATCCGGCGAGCATCGCCTCGATCGACGAACTCTTCTACACCGGGCAGTACCTCGACCAGTACCGGCACGCCACCCGCGCCCCCGAGCCGTACTGGGAGGAGGCCCTGCGCCGCGACCCCGGCGACGTGCGCTGCAACGTGGCCCTGGCCGCCCGGCGGGAACGCGCCGGCCGGCACGCCGATGCCGAGGCGCACCTGCGCACTGCCATCGACCGGTTGCTCGCCCGGGTGCCCAACCCCGCCGACGGTGAGGCGCACTACCGGCTCGGCATCACGCTCGTGCACCAGGGGCGTGACGCCGAGGCGAAGGACTACCTGGCCAAGGCCACCTGGAACGACGCCTGGCGGGTTCCCGCCGGCCACGCCCTGGCCCGGCTGCACGCCCGCGCCGGCGACCTGACCGCCAGCCGCGACGCGCTGCTCGAACTGCTGCGCCACAACCCGGAACACCTGCAGGCCAACGCGCTCCTCGCCCTCACCCTGCGGGGCAGCGGTGCCGTCGCCGAGGCAGACCGAGTGTTGGCCGAGCAGCTGGCCCGCGACCCGCTCGACCAGTGGACCCGACACCTCGCCGGCCTCGAGCTGTCCACCGACGCGCCCACCCTTCTCGACGTGGCCCTGGAGTACGCCGAGACCGGGCACACCGACACTGCGATCGAGCTGCTGGCGACCGCCGTGAGCGCCTCCACCGACACCGCGCTCGGCCAGGTGCAGGTGGCGCCGCTCGCGCACTACCACCGGGCCCGGCTGCTCGACGCGGCCGGCCGCCCTGCCGAGGCCGCCGCCGCCCGGCAGGATGCCCGTGCCGCCGACGCCCGGCACTGCCTGCCCTCCCGGCTCGCCGATGTTGCCGCACTCGAGGCGGCCCTCGTCGCCGACGGCACCGACGCCCGCGCCGCCACGCTGCTGGGCTCCTGGTACTACGACAAGAAGCGCTACACCGACGCCATCACCGTGTGGCAGGCCGCCGCCGAGCACGCCCCGGATGCCGCCACCGCCGCGCTCGTGCACCGCAACCTGGGTATCGCCGCCTACAACGTGCAGCGCGACCCGGCCGCCGCCCTCAAGCACTTCCAGACCGCCGTGGGCCATGCGCCGCAGGACGCCAAGCTGCTCTACGAATACGACCAGCTGCTCGCCCGCACCGGTGCCGCCCCCGCCGACCGGCTCGACCGGCTCGAGGCGCACCGGCAGCTGGCCGGCCGCCGCGACGACCTCACCGTCGTGCACGCCGGCCTGCTCACCGCCGTCGACCGGGCCGGCGAGGCGCGTGAGCTCATGCTCGGCCGGGTGTTCCAGCCCTGGGAGGGCGGCGAAGGCCAGGTGCTCCTGGCCTGGCAGAACGCCTGCACCGCCCTGGCCGAGAAGGCCCTCGCCGACGGGGACCCGGCCGCCGCGCTGGAGCACGTGCACGCCGCGATCACGCCGCCGGAATCGCTCGGCGAGGCCCGGCATCCGCTCGCCAACTCGGCCGATCTGCACTGGCTGCTCGGCGAGGCCCTGCTGGCCGCGGGCGACGACAAGGGCGCTCGCGCGGCCTGGACCTTGGCCGCACACGCCACCGGTGACTTCATCGACATGAGCACCCGTCGCTTCAGCGAGCAGACCCTGTTCTCGATTCGTGCCCTGCGCCGGCTCGGCGACCACGGTGCGGCGGTTACGCTCGTTGACGAATTCGACGACTACCTCGTCGAGCTCGCGGTGACGCCCGCCCGCGTCGACTACTTCGCGACATCGCTGCCAGCGATGCTGCTCTTCCACGACGATCCCCAGAGCGTGCACGACACCTACGTGCACACCCTGCGCACCAAATTGGGCGAACTCACCGCGAGTTCAACCGCTTCGGCCGCTTCGGCGGCCGCCCCTCACCGGCAGTGA
- a CDS encoding substrate-binding domain-containing protein: MNVISRSSTRQRRRMGALAVAMIAIVGLSACSSGMETTEGPAAAGPKSGKLTIAYLQKQGDQQYFVDQADGAKAAAAELGDVDIKVVNLGTDSNKAISELDSVIAQKVDGIVIVVPDQQIGPQVIEAAKAAGIPLMASDDIIADASGAEAPFSGFDGTSMGELVGGEAARLYAEAGWNAADTRIISAYKQDLTACTQRVEGAAASFGEAVSDMPEVVDIGTDNSATDAQNKAGAIITANAGVKNWVVWGCNDESETGVVTALQNSGVAPANIIGVGLGAYLTCKDWAAGQDTGNKASLFISGAEVGKAAINSMVGLLRDGTALPPVSIANTEIVNADNWEEKGVVCT; encoded by the coding sequence ATGAATGTAATCAGTAGGAGCTCGACCCGGCAGCGCCGCCGCATGGGCGCTCTCGCCGTCGCGATGATCGCGATCGTGGGACTCAGCGCCTGTTCGTCGGGCATGGAGACCACCGAGGGACCGGCCGCGGCCGGACCCAAGAGCGGCAAGCTCACCATCGCGTACCTGCAGAAGCAGGGCGACCAGCAGTACTTCGTCGACCAGGCCGACGGCGCCAAGGCTGCCGCAGCCGAACTCGGCGACGTGGACATCAAGGTGGTGAACCTCGGCACCGACTCGAACAAGGCCATCAGCGAGCTCGACTCCGTGATCGCCCAGAAGGTGGACGGCATCGTCATCGTGGTGCCCGACCAGCAGATCGGCCCGCAGGTGATCGAGGCCGCCAAGGCCGCCGGCATCCCGCTGATGGCGTCGGACGACATCATCGCCGACGCCAGCGGCGCCGAGGCCCCGTTCTCCGGCTTCGACGGCACCTCGATGGGTGAACTCGTCGGTGGCGAGGCTGCCCGCCTCTACGCCGAGGCCGGCTGGAACGCCGCCGACACCCGCATCATCTCCGCGTACAAGCAGGACCTCACCGCGTGCACCCAGCGCGTCGAGGGCGCCGCTGCGTCGTTCGGCGAGGCCGTGTCTGACATGCCCGAGGTCGTCGACATCGGTACCGACAACTCCGCCACGGATGCCCAGAACAAGGCTGGCGCCATCATCACCGCCAACGCCGGCGTGAAGAACTGGGTCGTCTGGGGTTGCAACGACGAGAGCGAGACCGGCGTCGTCACCGCGCTGCAGAACTCCGGTGTGGCTCCGGCCAACATCATCGGCGTGGGCCTGGGCGCGTACCTCACCTGCAAGGACTGGGCCGCTGGCCAGGACACCGGCAACAAGGCGTCGCTGTTCATCTCCGGCGCCGAGGTGGGCAAGGCCGCCATCAACTCGATGGTGGGCCTGCTGCGCGAC